In Nitrosopumilus sp., the genomic stretch ACTGTCTCAATTGCATATTCTACTTGGTAAATTCTACCATCTGGAGAATACATGGTTGGTGTCATATCGTAACCACGTGATGCCATCATGTTATCACGAGTCCATTCTCAGTCAATTTAAGGGTAATTGTCCTTGCCTGAATATGGAAAAGATCTGGAAATAGGGTTTTAAGCAAAATTCTACATATTTTTATTATATGTCAAATCAACTCCTGGAATTCAAAGAAATCATTCGATCAAAACATGTCTTTAATACAAGAAAACCCGACAAACAAACTCGGAAATTATTTCTCTACCTGTTCACAAGTACTAGGGGCGGATTCACTCGTTTAAGAATAATTATGCATCTTCTTGAAAAACCATTCAACACGCATCAGTTAGCGCAAACCCTTGATCTTGATTACAAGGCCGTTCAACACCACATGAGAGTTCTTGAAAAAAATAATATGGTCTCAAAAATTGGGGAAAAATATGGTGCAATTTTTCATCTCTCTAACTTCCTTGAATTAAACATCCATACTTTGGAAGAGGCAATAGATAAGCTAGATAGAAAACTAAATCAGAAAAAAATATACCTGTGATTTTATATTTGCCGATCTGAAATTTTGAATCAAACTTAATATAATATGATCAATTTTGAAAATTATCTTGGTCAAGAATGATCCTTTTGTAAACGCTACACAGCAAGTAAATGATGCTTGTGATCTTCTTGGAATTAAAGATCCTGGATTGCGTGAATATCTTGCAATGCCAAATAGAGTTTTGAGAGTAAAGATTCCAGTAAAGATGGATAATGGTAAAATCAGAATTTTCACAGGTTTTAGAAGTCAGCACAATAATGATCGAGGTCCCTACAAAGGTGGTATTCGTTACTTCAATCCTGAAGGTGGCGTTGAATACATGGAACGCGAAGTTATGGCACTATCATCTTGGATGACTTGGAAATGTGCAATTGTTGATATTCCGTTAGGTGGAGGAAAAGGTGGCGTCTATGTTAATCCTAAAACTGAAAA encodes the following:
- a CDS encoding winged helix-turn-helix domain-containing protein, with translation MSNQLLEFKEIIRSKHVFNTRKPDKQTRKLFLYLFTSTRGGFTRLRIIMHLLEKPFNTHQLAQTLDLDYKAVQHHMRVLEKNNMVSKIGEKYGAIFHLSNFLELNIHTLEEAIDKLDRKLNQKKIYL